A region from the Prionailurus viverrinus isolate Anna chromosome E2, UM_Priviv_1.0, whole genome shotgun sequence genome encodes:
- the LOC125152434 gene encoding zinc finger and SCAN domain-containing protein 4-like produces the protein MDLDFRTSFLCDPSMDNLGSGNKDFKPSQGPALQKAEEISELQDTQHNLFQNGNNSFAKQELQRLYKSFYLWLQPEKHSKDEIIFQVVLEQFMINRHCSDRSTLKEKWESGGRNLEKFMEGLSDGCMKPPGLVHVHMQGQEALFSENMPLREVIVHLTKQLSPGTPTGENMGTPSCTPQDTSLATGRGDEDKENGGNIDQVNDGITSQGNEIPSLLIIQKEGYPRPEDDSVSLKNPVSSGRAGLAISRSQEGCPKGPPYQDILMEVGPGFLSQPVRVTPEPVPTHQNEGISTCEGLQERSHEAPKPHRCEKCPKIFRYFSQLKAHQRRHNNERTFICAECNKGFFQASDLHVHQMIHVKKKPFTCSTCEKSFSHKTNLQAHERIHTGEKPYACSLCRRSYRQSSTYHRHLRTHQKMAFKSAPSTPEASSAAAPM, from the exons ATGGATTTAGATTTCAGAACCTCATTTCTGTGTGACCCATCCATGGATAACCTTGGATCAGGAAATAAAGACTTTAAACCCAGCCAAGGACCTGCTCTCCAAAAGGCAGAGGAGATCTCTGAGCTCCAGGACACCCAGCACAACTTATTTCAAAATGGCAACAACTCATTTGCAAAGCAGGAACTGCAAAGACTCTATAAATCATTTTACTTGTGGCTGCAGCCAGAAAAACACAGcaaagatgaaattatttttcaagtggTCCTGGAACAGTTTATGATCAATCGACACTGCAGTGATCGGTCTACATTGAAGGAGAAGTGGGAATCAGGTGGCAGAAACCTGGAGAAATTCATGGAAGGTCTGAGTGATGGTTGCATGAAGCCACCTGGCTTA gTCCACGTCCACATGCAGGGACAGGAAGCCCTCTTTTCTGAGAATATGCCCTTAAGAGAAGTCATTGTTCATCTCACCAAACAGTTGTCACCAGGAACCCCAACAGGAGAGAACATGGGGACACCGTCCTGTACTCCCCAGGATACTTCCCTGGCAACGGGACGAG GAgatgaagataaagaaaatggtGGCAACATTGACCAAGTAAATGACGGTATTACTAGTCAAGGCAATGAAATCCCTTCCCTACTCATTATCCAGAAAGAGGGCTATCCTAGGCCTGAAGACGACAGTGTTTCTTTGAAGAATCCAGTCAGCTCTGGAAGAGCAGGTCTAGCTATCTCCAGGTCCCAGGAGGGGTGTCCAAAAGGACCCCCTTATCAAGATATCCTTATGGAGGTGGGACCAGGGTTTCTCTCTCAGCCAGTCAGGGTCACCCCTGAGCCTGTTCCTACCCACCAGAATGAGGGAATCTCCACATGTGAGGGACTCCAAGAAAGATCCCATGAAGCCCCCAAACCACATAGATGTGAAAAGTGTCCCAAGATCTTTAGGTATTTCTCTCAGCTAAAAGCCCATCAGAGAAGACACAATAATGAGAGGACATTTATTTGTGCCGAGTGTAACAAAGGCTTCTTCCAAGCATCAGACCTACACGTGCACCAGATGATTCATGTAAAAAAGAAGCCTTTCACGTGCAGCACGTGTGAAAAGTCCTTCAGCCACAAAACCAACCTCCAGGCTCATGAGAGAATCCACACGGGAGAGAAGCCCTACGCGTGTTCCCTTTGCCGGAGAAGCTACCGCCAGTCATCCACCTATCACCGCCACCTGAGGACTCACCAGAAAATGGCCTTCAAAAGTGCTCCTTCCACACCAGAAGCTTCCTCAGCTGCAGCCCCAATGTAA
- the LOC125152444 gene encoding vomeronasal type-1 receptor 1: protein MASVKWQIGITLVTQLGVGILGNFSLLCLYNFTLLTGHKVRPTDVILNQLVLANSLVLFSRGIPHITAAFGATYFLNEAGCKFFFYFHRVARGVCLSTTSLLSGFQAVRLCLNVFSLMELRRSSKCIYLCCCLCWILHLLVSIFIPIKMAGPTHSKNLSVKINYGYCSPLNPDRFLKFIVTALFSTIDLACLAFMVWASGSMVIFLHRHRQQVQYIHSNGHSPRPSPEARATCTILILVSCFLSFYSLSSLLSVWMILFVIPGQWLVDASIFLSLCFSTFSPFVLIFSDTRVTGKLQNRFCFIG from the coding sequence ATGGCTTCTGTCAAGTGGCAAATCGGGATTACCTTAGTCACTCAGCTGGGAGTGGGAATCCTTGGAAACttctcccttctttgtctttataACTTCACTCTGCTCACTGGACACAAGGTGAGACCCACAGACGTGATTCTCAATCAACTGGTCTTAGCCAACTCCTTGGTGCTTTTCTCCAGAGGGATCCCTCATATAACGGCAGCTTTTGGAGCAACATATTTCCTGAATGAGGCTGGATGTAAGTTTTTCTTCTACTTCCACAGAGTAGCCAGGGGGGTCTGCCTCAGCACCACCTCCCTCCTCAGTGGCTTCCAAGCCGTTAGGCTTTGCCTCAATGTCTTTAGTTTGATGGAGCTCAGGAGATCCTCAAAGTGCATTTACTTGTGCTGTTGCCTTTGCTGGATCCTGCATCTCTTGGTAAGCATCTTTATTCCTATTAAAATGGCTGGTCCAACGCACAGTAAAAACCTTAGTGTGAAGATAAATTATGGATACTGCTCCCCATTAAATCCAGAccgatttttaaagtttatagtGACAGCCCTATTTTCTACAATTGACCTCGCATGTTTGGCCTTCATGGTCTGGGCTAGTGGCTCCATGGTTATTTTCCTACACAGACACAGGCAACAGGTCCAATATATTCACAGCAACGGCCATTCTCCTAGACCTTCTCCCGAGGCCAGAGCTACGTGCACCATTTTGATCCTTGTgagctgctttctctctttttactcaCTGTCTTCTCTTTTGTCTGTTTGGATGATTCTATTTGTTATTCCAGGCCAGTGGCTGGTGGATGCCtctatatttttgtctttatgtttCTCAACATTCAGTCCCTTTGTGCTCATTTTCAGTGATACTCGTGTCACTGGTAAACTGCAAAACCGGTTCTGTTTTATCGGCTAG